The region AAACTCCCCCGATTGAACGCCAGACCTCTGATCAGTCAGTATCCGGAGGTGGTCCGTCCGGATGGCGCCCGGGTCGGCCGGGTCCTCTATTTTGTGGGCTGTGCCACCAATTACCTGTCTGAAAATGTCGGCCGATCGGTGATCGCTATCCTGAGCCGACTGGGGGTTGAGGTGATCATCCCCAGAGGCCAGATGTGCTGCGGTTTTCCGATCTGTCTGGCCGGTGCCCGCAAAGCAGCCTTGAAAAATATCCGGCGAAACCTGCAAGTCTTCGACCCGACGACAGTGGACGCGGTCATTGTGGATTGCGCCACCTGCGGTGCGGCCCTGAAGGAGGAATATCCCCGTGTCCTGGAGGAAATGGGGGAGGGGAAGGCAGCCGAAGCCGCCCGCCGGTTGGGCCAAAAGGTCCTGGATATTTCCCAATACCTTTCCCGCTTCGACCTGGGAAAAAACCTTCGCCCGGTGGAGAGCCGGGTGACCTATCATGACCCCTGCCACCTGCTGCGGACCCAGAAGGTCAAGGAAGAGCCTCGAAGCCTGTTGAAGGGCATACCCGGTCTGGAGTTCGTGGAGATGGAGGGGGCCGACCTCTGCTGCGGCGGCGGCGGGACCTTTCAAGTAGAGCATCCTGAAGTGGCGGCCGGCATCACTGCAAACAAGATCCAGGCCATCCTGGAAACCCGGGCCGACCTGGTGGCCACCGGCTGTCCGGGATGCCGCCTCCAGATTCACGGCAACCTGAAAGACGACCGGATCCGGGTCGTGCACCCCGTAGAACTCCTGGCCCTGGCCCTGTCTTGAAATCTTGCCACGGATAGCCGCCCCTGGAAAGCAAACGGATCTATAAACCCTTCACCGTCTCCCCCACCCAAACACCCGAGGGCCTTCCCTTGAACCCTGGACAATATAGCTTGTACTGAATCTCATAGATGATCTAAAAAAGAATAAGGCATAACCAGTAGTTGCAGAAAAATAATTCTGTACAGAATGGGGTCGGGCCGAAAGCGCCGGGATAAACCGGGAATCCAAATACCACAATTACTTAATACAAATACATCATTGCCATTATTTACAAACATCATGAGGGGCCTGATAATTTAGAAAAATAGGTGAAGCGTCTCATAAATTTTCAGAGGAGGGCGTCATGGAAAAAGCAAAAGTTACAAGAAATCTGGTTGTAACCGTTGTCTTAATCGGGATCTTAATAGGTTCCTTTTACGTAATGGCTGCGGAACGCGGTCGGGAGGCGGTCGGCAAGGAGATGGGAAAATCCCTCGGGATGCCTGTCCTGACCGGGGACCTCTGGCAGAAGATGACGGTTGATGGCAAGGAGGCTTTCATTTGGGGACTCTGGCATACGGTAGCCATTGAGCATTATTTGATGAAAAAGTATCCGGATCTCAAGAAAGACAATTTTTCCTTGAAGGTCATTGAAGCCTCAGATAAGTCCCCATTGACTTTGGATCAAACGGTGGCCATGGTAGATCAATACTACCAAACGAATCCGGATCATCTTGAAAAGCCGGTGGTCGGTGTGCTCTGGCACATGGCAGTCAGGCCAAACATCGCGATCGGAATCGCCGGCCGTCCTCTGAAGCCGGAAAATTAAATCAATAAATAAAGAGGAGAGAGAAAATGAAACGTTTTTTGATCGTCTTAACTATTCTCGTTTTTGTATTTACCATGACCGGGTGTGTTGGAATGTCCAGAACGCAACAGGCCACTTTGAGCGGGGCAGCTATTGGGGCTGGTGGAGGAGCTTTGTTCAGTACTATAGTCGGTGGAAGCACTCTTTCGGGTGCTGCTCTTGGAGCAGGTATGGGTGCCCTGGGCGGATTTTTAGTCGGAGAATCCGGCGGAGGTTACAGACATCGAAGATAGCAGGGGGGCCGCCAGCCACCCCTTTGGATGG is a window of Deltaproteobacteria bacterium DNA encoding:
- a CDS encoding (Fe-S)-binding protein; translated protein: MSNFLNIMIPEELKEQVHNCIRCGLCMSTCPVYKQLFFEGASPRGKIQLIKKVLEGKLEPSANFARLLGTCLLCETCTVTCPSGVQLDRLMKAMRAELLSRFSLPWEKRTLFNLLSGSRLLPFCMFWGRTLENPLRFLLPSQGRVGTIPFSKLPRLNARPLISQYPEVVRPDGARVGRVLYFVGCATNYLSENVGRSVIAILSRLGVEVIIPRGQMCCGFPICLAGARKAALKNIRRNLQVFDPTTVDAVIVDCATCGAALKEEYPRVLEEMGEGKAAEAARRLGQKVLDISQYLSRFDLGKNLRPVESRVTYHDPCHLLRTQKVKEEPRSLLKGIPGLEFVEMEGADLCCGGGGTFQVEHPEVAAGITANKIQAILETRADLVATGCPGCRLQIHGNLKDDRIRVVHPVELLALALS